The sequence below is a genomic window from Lysobacter capsici.
GCGACCACCTGCCGTCCGGCCTGCGAATCGGGCGCGCCGTAGCGATGGATGCTGCCGCTGGCCAGGTCCAGGCGCGCCAGGTATTCGGAATGGGTGCCGATCCACAACGCGCGCTGGCCGTCGAGCGCGAGCGCGGTGACGTAGCTGTCGGGCAGGCTGGCCGGGTCGCGCGGATCGTGGCGATACGGCAGGTAGCGCTGGCCGTCGTAACGGTGCAGGCCGCCCTGGGTGCCGACCCAGACGAACCCATGCACGTCCTGGGTGAAGGCGGTGACCGAGTTCTGGCTGAGCCCTTGTTCGCTGCCCAGGCGCGAGAAATAGAAGTCGCGCGTGGCCGCCTCGCAACGCTGCGGCCACGCCGTCGCCCACAGCAGCAAGGCGGTGAGACCGGCGGTCAGCAGGGCGGCGGGGGATAAGGGACGCACGGACACCGTGGCGCAGGGCACAAGAGCCGCAGTGTAGGCAAGCGGTCGTGGCAGCAACAAGCTCTCAAGCTATCTTTTCCGGCACGCAGATGGTTCGAGCCGGTTTCGCCGGCGCGGCGCGCGCGGCGTGCGCCATCGCAGCCGCTGCGAAGGTCGGCCACGAATGTCCGCAGGGCGGACTTCCCGCACAGGCCGCAATGCGCCGCGCATTGCTAAACTGCCCCATCCCCCTCGATCCCATGCCTGTGGCCGCGACCGAATTGCCCTTGTTGTCCGATGTCGATGCCGAGAGCCGCAGCCTCTCGCTCGGCGCTTCGCCTTCCGAATTGCACGGTGCGCTGTGCGGCTGGCTCGCCGGCGGCGGCGCGTCGGTCAACGACTGGCCGGCGCGCGTGCTCGCCGACCCCGGCACCGCGACCCCGGCCGCCGACGGCGCCCTGGATCGCCTGCGCCTGACCAGCGCCGCGCAACTGGCCGACCGCAGCTTCGGCTTCGACCTGCTGCTGCCCGACGCCGACGCTTCGCTGAGCGAGCGCAGCGGCGCGCTGTTTGACTGGTGCCGCGGTTTCCTCGGCGGCTTCGGTCTGGCCGCGGGCGCCGCGCCGAACCTGTCGGAGGAAAGCAGCGAGGCGCTCGGCGACCTCGCCCGCCTGGCCGCGGCCGCGCCGCAGGACGACGGCGACGAGGAAGACGAAGAAGCCTTCACCGAGATCGAGGAATTCGTCCGCATCGTCGCCCTGCTGCTGCACGGCGACGTGGCGATGGCGGCGCAGCACAGGCAGCGGCTGAACTGACATGCACACCGCGCTGACCATGCCGGCCAAGGCGTATGCGCGGCGGCGCAAGCAGCTGATGGACATGGCCGGCGGCGATGCGATCGTGATCGTGCCCTCGGCGCACGAGTTGATCCGCAGCCGCGACACCCACTACCCGTTCCGCCAGGACTCCGACCTGAGTTACCTGACCGGTTTTCCCGAGCCCGACTCGGTGCTGGTGCTGGTGCCGGGCCGCAAGCATGGCGAAACCTTGCTGTTCTGCCGCGAGCGCGACGCCGAGCGCGAAGCCTGGGACGGCCCGCGCTACGGCCCGGAAAACGCGGTCGACGCGTTCGGCCTGGACGACGCGTACCCGATCACCGACCTCGACGACATCCTGCCGGGCCTGCTCGAAGGCCGCACGCGGGTGTACTACCACTTCGGCCGCGACACCGATTTCGACCTCAAGCTGATCGGCTGGGTCAACCGCGTGCGCGAGATGGTCCGCCAGGGCGCGCAGCCGCCGCACGAGTTCCTGGTGCTGGGCCATCTG
It includes:
- a CDS encoding UPF0149 family protein produces the protein MPVAATELPLLSDVDAESRSLSLGASPSELHGALCGWLAGGGASVNDWPARVLADPGTATPAADGALDRLRLTSAAQLADRSFGFDLLLPDADASLSERSGALFDWCRGFLGGFGLAAGAAPNLSEESSEALGDLARLAAAAPQDDGDEEDEEAFTEIEEFVRIVALLLHGDVAMAAQHRQRLN